AACATTGAGGTTCTGTGCGCaaaatgtacattacattaagaAGAGCCATACGGTttcaccatgttttttttacgcctgaacaaaaaaaaattctgttccTGAAATGGCTTGATGATAAACACCAGAATAATAAAGGTATGCTATGGGTGGGCTGGCAGACAGTCAGCCTAACCGGTAACGCAGCACTGGTGTGCACACACCGCACCACTTTACCACTCACCGATTAGGCATGCATGTTAACAAGACTGTCCAGTACCATTTTAGGTCTCGCACCCGTTTTCAACCGTTCCCACATTCAGTGAGTCTTCCTACGGTTCAAAAAATAGTTTGTCCAATTGTTTcttgtgaaaaaaattttttttaatataaaaataataagaatacaaaaaatatatatgtttatactttCCATATGTGGATTCACTTCTTGGCCACACTGCAATCAGTCCAGTCCAGGTTTCCACCGATCATCCCCAGCTGCATTCGTCCGCGCCCGCGCGATCGCTAATCGAGATTTCGGCGGGCTCGCATTTCAGTTTATCGCTTGATCTGCCGTCGGCGCGGGCGAAGTCCGCCGACTCGCCGCCCCGTTCGGCCCCGGCGCGTCCCCCAGAAACGGGTGCCGCTCCGGCTCGGCCGGGACGCCGCCGGGTTCCCAGCGCCAGCTTGGCGCCGTCCGcgacctccacctccacctccaccttgACCAGGTCCTCGACTCGGCTGAGTTCTGGAGTGGTGCCGTGCGTGTACAGCCCTCCTCCGCCgagctcctccccttcctcggTCACTCTAACCCAGCGCTGAACggcccgctctgggcgtgtcctTTTGGACGGGTTTCCACCAGCGTACGCCGCGCTGCTTTCTGCAGGGCCACTGAACGTCATCTCCTGGAAGGAAACAGAGGAACAGAACAGGCTGCAaaacctttgaagagtaggtttttaaaaaaaaaaaaaaaatttttaaagttcCCGTGCGCCGtggactcactcactcactcactcactcactcactcactcactcactcactcactcactcactcactcactcactcactcactcacgaccTTTGGAGGCGCATGCGCAggaggtgcgccgtgggtctggacacGGTTTCGTGGTGTTGAGGCAGTTGCGTCCACTCACTCTCTTCCTGGAGGCCAGGGAGTGCAGCTCCCTGAGCACACGCCGGTGTTGAGGCAGGGCCTCCCGCTGCTGCCGCTGCCACCGGAGCGCGGTCAGGAGGCACATCTCCGCAACTGCGTGGggcactctctccccctccgcctcctcctcctccgcgtcGCTATCGGGTTTGGCATCGCACACCTGCAGTCATAAGAGTGATTAAGTTCATATGCAGCCTTTCATcaaaagtgggggaaaaaaataaaaataaataaagaaaccagCATGCAGTGTGGTCAGGGACACAGCTGTTGTCAACTCGTTTTGGTTCTGTATTATAGCACACTGGATTTTAAATCCCACTGGTTTAAAGGCCCGTCCTTTGCGTTTAACATTAAAGGATTAACATGGTGGCTGAATGGgacacttgccagttgtctttcgacaacaaaacaaaacaaatgtgcataattcttttattattcagtcatttaaatgcattttaaaacttattttaaaactaacgttagctagctatctaaatgaatataactagaaataataataataaataattatttatgcattcactttcGATAGACAGCCCGGGCCGCTCACTCCCACTAACATGGACCATCGCTCACTCCACGTAACGTcagttgttagctaacgttagctagttatcaTACGACCGTAATAATGGCTAACGAGTAGCCTACAGCAATAACACCATTAGAAATATTGAGCCGTATATGTACGAGTCCATCGCAGTTAATCCTCGGCctcaccaaaatgaaaacattggcATCGCTGTAACGTAAATAGTAATACCATCATATACCGGTAGCCTACAATATAGGACCCTAACGTATAGGATAGCCTACGTTAGCACATAACATGGAACCGGTCCGTTCAGGCTAAACATCATCGACAGCGAGGTAAAGTGAGGTTAGGACGGCTAACGTTATGttttgtaatgtaatctatATCAACGTTAAGTAACTTTAAAGTTAACTGATCGTATTAAGCAAAGGCTTAATTAGATTATCGATAACATCAAAGCTATCTAGGATTTCCTGGTTGGGTTAGTTAGCTACGCTGCGTTTCATGTATATTGAGCTAGGTAGCATGCGTAAAACACCTAAAGTAAAAACAGACAGACCTTATCTTGATCTTGAATGATAGTTGGTACAGCATCTGGCTTTATAAACGTTGTCTTGGCAAAACCCATCCTCTTCTGTTGATAATTGTAGAATGAATCAGGAGTAAAATGTGCACTACACAATTTTGTCACCTTTGATATTTCTAACTTTGCaccgttttgtttttctatataATCGATCCAGACCTTTCGGAGACTTGGATCTTTTGGCAAGGCGTGAAAAGATGCATTCCTAGCTCTGCAATCATTAATCACACAATAAGGCATTGTTGAACTGGATAGTTAGGGAGTGTTTGGCCACCGCACGTCGGTCAATGCAAATGTGAAACATTCGTGACGTCACGATCTTGGTCTCAAATCCACCCATACCAAATAATCCACCAGGCGGCAATGTCGAGCATTGCATAGtttttaggggggaaaaaatctaattaattacatacatgtatgaaatacttttaaaatcaatgtgcaaGTAACCTTATAGTCTTTGGtcataatataagcattttaaaatcatgattttgactgcacagggtctttaattAGATTGAATGTAACATTATATAGAGCAGAACCTGGAAGGTAACAGACATGGACATAACAGACCTGCTTCAACTAATCAAGAGATAGCTGAATGGTGTAGTCACTGAATCAAGTGTTAGTTCTAGATTGGAACTACTTGGGGGTATTCTAGGACTGGAGCTGAATACCACTCCcgtaattcatttaaatatttttattacatcatAGTAAATTAAACAACTTTCCCCATGTCTGAATATTTTGCAGAACTTGTCATTATTtggtgttggaaaaaaaaaccccaataaaTGTTACAATACACTCTGGACTGTTTGATAACATTAATAAATAGCATTCTTTATTTCAAATGCGTAATAATGAAGTTCAAacttaatttacattacatttacatgtcaAGTCAAAGCACAGTAGAAAGAGAATAGCCGTTAAACGGACATTTACATGTTAGTCAGTCAGTACAGAGAATAGGCTGCAGCGGGCGGAGCTTCCCCCAGGTGCCCGGAGAGGAGTGGCTCTCAGGTGCCCGGAGGAGGCAGAGAGTATTGGCCATGAAGGACTATAGTTGGAGACCGTAGTCTGGAGGTAGGATGAACACCTGAACCTTTCTTACCTGGAGGCCTTGCCTCCTTAACAGTATTTGTAACACTATCTGCTCACCTGTTGAATATGCGAAGCTGGCTTCAACACGGTAGGAACAGCTCCTGGCGTCAGGAGCAACTTCGAGGCGAACCCGGCGTTGTACCTGGCCTGATTCCCGATGCAGTCCGGCGAGAAGTGGGCAGTGCAGAGACGCAGGTGCTGGCTGACGTTCTCTGGCACTTCGTTGGAAAATATGAAGTTGACCCACTCCCGGCGCAAAGCTGTGTCCCGTGGAAGGGTGTGCATGGACACGTTAGAGGCAGTGCAGCCTGCCACTGCACAGGTGAAATGAACTTTGCTCataatgagagggagagacagaaagagcaagagacgaagggggagagagtgagggagggagacagagagagagagagagagagagagagagagagagagatggacagcgACTAAGGCAGAGCGAAAGACAGAGATGCAGGGAGCATGGCTCTTAAAAGTGCCTTTGGGTTTTgagaatgtgagtgagtgaatgaatgagtgagtgattgaTGGATTGATAGTGTGTGACAGCTAACTTGAGTGTTGGAAATGTGTATTGAGCTGCAAAAAgaagatataaatatattaataaaggCATAGCTCTTTTTGCCTCAATCTAGAAAATACATCATTAGTAACACATAAATGACATAACATTACCGGTAACGTTCTATCTATCTAGTACTaacctagctaacgttactgcaCAGGTCAAATGGGTTTTGAGCGGGAGAACAGGGCACTGACTTCTGTCAAGCTAGTCTAGCTTGCTGGATAAAGTTAATTATACAAACAGCTAacgtttgctttttaaaattgttggTGATTTTAGCTAGCCAACTAGTTAATGTTAGTGCtatataaactaaaaataaatccgGTAACATTAGGTTAACGTTAAAGTCATCTATtgagagctagctagctaacctaaCTTTACAtatatatctagctagctaactcagcTAGCTAACATGCTGGATAAAGACAGCTAACGTTATCCAAGAAATCGTTGGTAATTTTAGCTATTTATTGTTAGTTTATCTAGATAGCTAGCGTTTGATAAACGAACAACAAATCCGGTGACGTCAGCAATGACACAGTAAGTtagtttgcttgctagctaaggTTAGCTAACTTATCAGGCATGGGGATCATGATAAAAAATCTTCCAATTTTTATGACAACTACAAACATACTTAGAAAACGCATGTAACAATATATTACAATGAGAATATAAATGGGTTGTTATACGTCATCATTGGTGAGACAGTAATCAATCATGCAGAACATTAGAAAAGTAGTGGGGCTGCTTACCGTGCTCGATAGAAGGTGGAATGGCGCAAAGCAGGAGGTGTGTCCAGTCCCTACAGTCTCTGGcccagtcagatttctttacggggcgtggacaGGGGAGTGGTTATCCTCGTGTGACGCACTACGACGAGaacattctcaaccggttgaaccGGACGATAAATTTAACACGCCTACTTACTTCTCCAAACTAAAAAACTGACATACTTAATACTGTACTTGcatcgtgtttcttcaatgcctcttgttaAAATAGCATATAAAAACCTAGAAAGTGTGACCAATCACCATGTTAATCctttaaatgaaacactttttCCAAAACCACgaaatattctaaaaaaaaattccgcAGCTTCTCCTGGCTGGCTCTGGCTCACACTACCCGCTTTGCCttgctcatttaaatatataatgacCTGTAGCTGCGATAGGCTCCAGATTTTCGCTCACCTATCCACACACAGGCGGCGTGAGAAAAGTTTCTCGGCTACAGCGCGTTAGCTTGCATTACGTTGTGTACAACAGCCTATATCCTTTCCTTTTCGCTAAATTGGATTTCCTTGATACCGGCACCGACTGGAAATATTACTTGGATTAACATTCTCATGATAATTTATGGATGCACAACTCGATCCACCCAACACTTCAGTACAAAGGGAAATAAGTTTCCATGTCCACACCTGCCCTGTATTGccgagaaaaaaacaaaatcgcCACTGTTACACCTCAAATTCATCGTAAATTTATAGGTAAAACCCAGATACTTACAGACTGGACGTTTGCAGTAGGTTCGCGAACAGGTTTTAGCAGTAACTTCGAGGCAAACCCAGCGCTGTAGTCTACTCCCTCTCGTTTAAAATATTGCTCGCGGAGAAATGTCCTGAGCAAACAAACGCATGTTTGCTAAGCTGAGCAGGGGATCTtgtactaaaaataaaccgaAGCTGCTGATTTTGGACGGCTGGATTCCGATGTAAAAATTTCGTTGTAAACTTACACTTACTTCTACAACTGAACAGCCTGCATTCTTCTTTGCGGCCAATATTATTCAGAGGATTCCCTCCGTGCCGTTGACGGTGTTTACATAAAAAGTGGGCGGTACCCACGTCTTTTTCTTTGAATTCTATGTATGGATCATAAAAGTTGTAATTAGGTGCATACCGCCATCTACTGTGCCGGAGTGTGCAGTATCACGACGACGTTagtatttaaattcaattctcTAAGCCTATATATTTAGAAAACTAAACAGTGCCCTGTTTAATTTCCACTGCTTAACACCTGTGTCCAACCTTACCTTAAGACTCCACTCTCTTCCAAACTCACCTGCTTTAGAACAAaaactttcctctttcctcGCCCTATTGATTTTACTGCATTGTAACAATGCACACTTCACATTttcttacatactgtatacttcACATAGGCCTAATATTTATCGGAATCTCTCTTACCCACAATATGCAAAGTCGACTTCAGTCCTACGTGTCCAAACCTTAGACGAGAAAAAAACCACCTCGGTCTCCAAAACCttccattaaaaatgttcacGTGGGCAGACTGTTGTAAAAGTGGAATGTAGTATGTACTcggtcgctccctgcacttggaactgtacttccctcttgggttttcaacacacttgttcctggttatggttatacaatttgttgtacgtcgctctggttaagagcgtctgccaaatgcctgtaatgtaatgtaatataatgcttTGTTATCCATATCCTGGCCATGGAGAGCCGCTGCCTTTCGTTTTTATTCAGTAGTTACTCAGTAGCACAGCAATTTATCAGATAAAGTACCTCtccagatatattttaaaacctttaaaaatattctatattgaataattttctaaatatatattttttccaccaAAAGTGTCCAATAAGCTACTGAAAATGGCTTGATAGCGTCTATACACATTTACCCTCATTGAGAATGTCAGAATCTATGAATATGCT
This is a stretch of genomic DNA from Anguilla rostrata isolate EN2019 chromosome 4, ASM1855537v3, whole genome shotgun sequence. It encodes these proteins:
- the LOC135253958 gene encoding uncharacterized protein LOC135253958 isoform X1, whose protein sequence is MADCAVLGCDPEAGTSFHSLPKEPVLKQKWVAFVYRNRVHVPDSIEGIRVCSAHFTDDCFQNLMQKSMGFAKKLILNPDAVPTVYPGITAAATGSQHVCDAKPDSDAEEEEAEGERVPHAVAEMCLLTALRWQRQQREALPQHRRVLRELHSLASRKREMTFSGPAESSAAYAGGNPSKRTRPERAVQRWVRVTEEGEELGGGGLYTHGTTPELSRVEDLVKVEVEVEVADGAKLALGTRRRPGRAGAAPVSGGRAGAERGGESADFARADGRSSDKLKCEPAEISISDRAGADECSWG
- the LOC135253958 gene encoding uncharacterized protein LOC135253958 isoform X2, encoding MSKVHFTCAVAGCTASNVSMHTLPRDTALRREWVNFIFSNEVPENVSQHLRLCTAHFSPDCIGNQARYNAGFASKLLLTPGAVPTVLKPASHIQQKRMGFAKTTFIKPDAVPTIIQDQDKVCDAKPDSDAEEEEAEGERVPHAVAEMCLLTALRWQRQQREALPQHRRVLRELHSLASRKREMTFSGPAESSAAYAGGNPSKRTRPERAVQRWVRVTEEGEELGGGGLYTHGTTPELSRVEDLVKVEVEVEVADGAKLALGTRRRPGRAGAAPVSGGRAGAERGGESADFARADGRSSDKLKCEPAEISISDRAGADECSWG
- the LOC135253958 gene encoding uncharacterized protein LOC135253958 isoform X4 is translated as MLCLPCIPGLQQPRPGVNTTFLREQYFKREGVDYSAGFASKLLLKPVREPTANVQSVCDAKPDSDAEEEEAEGERVPHAVAEMCLLTALRWQRQQREALPQHRRVLRELHSLASRKREMTFSGPAESSAAYAGGNPSKRTRPERAVQRWVRVTEEGEELGGGGLYTHGTTPELSRVEDLVKVEVEVEVADGAKLALGTRRRPGRAGAAPVSGGRAGAERGGESADFARADGRSSDKLKCEPAEISISDRAGADECSWG
- the LOC135253958 gene encoding uncharacterized protein LOC135253958 isoform X3, which gives rise to MSKVHFTCAVAGCTASNVSMHTLPRDTALRREWVNFIFSNEVPENVSQHLRLCTAHFSPDCIGNQARYNAGFASKLLLTPGAVPTVLKPASHIQQVCDAKPDSDAEEEEAEGERVPHAVAEMCLLTALRWQRQQREALPQHRRVLRELHSLASRKREMTFSGPAESSAAYAGGNPSKRTRPERAVQRWVRVTEEGEELGGGGLYTHGTTPELSRVEDLVKVEVEVEVADGAKLALGTRRRPGRAGAAPVSGGRAGAERGGESADFARADGRSSDKLKCEPAEISISDRAGADECSWG